The sequence ccttcccgcagtctgagcaggtgaatggcttctccccagtgtgaactgaccggTGTGCTTGTAGGCTAGTtaactgtgtgaatccctgcccacagactgagcaggtgaatggcctctccccagtgtgaactcgctgatgtaactTCAGTTGAGAtaacagagtgaatctcttcccacagtctgagcaggtgaacggcttctccccagtgtgaactcgctgatgtaccttcagttcagatgaccgagtgaatcccttcccacagtctgagcaggtgaatggcctctccccagtgtgaactctctgatgtaccttcagttgagataacCGGGAGaaccctttcccacagtctgagcaggtgaatggcctctccccagtgtgaactgacttgtgtaccagtaggctggatgactgagtgaatcccttcccgcagtctgagcaggtgaactgcttctccccagtgtgaactctctgatgaaCCTTCAgattagatgagcaagtgaatcctttcccacagtctgaacaggtgaatggcctctctccagtgtgaactgacttgtgTACCAGTaagttggatgactgagtgaatcccttcccacagtctgagcaggtgaatggcctctccccagtgtgaactgactggtgagcTTGTAGGGTTGATGATcgagtgaattccttcccacagtctgagcatttgaacggcctctccccagtgtgaactctctgatgtaccttcagattagatgagcaagtgaatcctttcccacagtctaagcaggtgaatggcctctctccagcgTGAACTCTCCGATGAACCTTCAGGtgagatgacgaagtgaatcccttcccacagtctttgcaggtgaacggcctctccccagtgtgaactctctgatgaaccttcagtttagatgagcaagtgaatcccttcccacagtctgagcaggtgaatggcctctgcccagtgtgaactcgctggtgagccattagttcagatgatcgagtgaatccttccccacaaattcagcagatgaccagcctccgcccagtgtgaactgactggtgtgtccacaggtgggaagaccgactgaattccttctcacccacagaacaggtgaatggccttgtcccagtgtgaacttgctgatgt is a genomic window of Mobula hypostoma unplaced genomic scaffold, sMobHyp1.1 scaffold_69, whole genome shotgun sequence containing:
- the LOC134341482 gene encoding zinc finger protein 420-like, with product MAHQRVHTGQRPFTCSDCGKGFTCSSKLKVHQRVHTGERPFTCKDCGKGFTSSSHLKVHRRVHAGERPFTCLDCGKGFTCSSNLKVHQRVHTGERPFKCSDCGKEFTRSSTLQAHQSVHTGERPFTCSDCGKGFTQSSNLLVHKSVHTGERPFTCSDCGKGFTCSSNLKVHQRVHTGEKQFTCSDCGKGFTQSSSLLVHKSVHTGERPFTCSDCGKGFSRLSQLKVHQRVHTGERPFTCSDCGKGFTRSSELKVHQRVHTGEKPFTCSDCGKRFTLLSQLKLHQRVHTGERPFTCSVCGQGFTQLTSLQAHRSVHTGEKPFTCSDCGKEFRRLTSLQAHRLVHTGERPFTCSDCGKGFTRSSYLLVHRSVHTGERPFTCSDCGKGFTRSSYLLVHRSVHTGERLFTCSDCGKRFTESSKLKVHQRIHIGERPFTCSDCGKGFTQSSHLQAHRSVHTGERPFICSYCGKGFTQSSHLKVHERVHTGERPFTCSDCGKGFTWSSQLQRHQQVHTG